One Agelaius phoeniceus isolate bAgePho1 chromosome 6, bAgePho1.hap1, whole genome shotgun sequence DNA window includes the following coding sequences:
- the LOC143694230 gene encoding uncharacterized protein LOC143694230, with amino-acid sequence MGTVLDGFIRSAETTQLGRKAAKCQCCEGHLETQQRLRHNLALNAEEERRATAIGAFVTYTQPQRTLAGWLFPVCRAQRGAGQELSASAALGSRGRAQRQLRLGSHWLCTRRSLLTKRLINPASCQQQGEPKARWRPRAPSVKKEVVSQPWRPKRDSLAILSPRGATNGTPGVRPQLMAGEGLCGTAGRGPRTLPAPHLASPGPHRPSRGSNTGEPACAAGIAGRRQGGETAGLINPTEDELAEGTAKPPGDRIETDGASKQACPPEGKSPAPSRAAGPGPGGARPGRRAVSSVRAALTDGRTEPSARQNSRGSESGGRAGRRGGRGRRAQRWGRVPSAALPPARGCAGKDAGRCPRALPVRSLRSAASDPAGTHRVSRTARSPPRELLRYQERAPTRSGDLQRRARTEPGAERPRRGQLGGTRWDGAGTWGSAPAPLRAEAGPGFFRVSGGRRIQFVGSDAVGGDERQS; translated from the exons ATGGGCACTGTCCTGGACGGCTTCATCCGCTCTGCTGAGACCACACAACTAGGCAGGAAAGCAGCCAAATGCCAGTGCTGTGAGGGCCACCTAGAGACTCAGCAGAGGCTCAGG CACAACTTGGCACTGAATGCTGAAGAGGAGCGGAGAGCTACGGCCATCGGTGCCTTTGTCACTTACACACAGCCTCAGCGCACGCTGGCTGGTTGGTTATTCCCGGTTTGCCGGGCTCAGAGAGGAGCGGGGCAGGAGCTGAGCGCTTCTGCAGCTCTCGGGTCGCGGGGCCGGgctcagaggcagctgaggctgGGGAGCCACTGGCTCTGCACCCGGAGGTCGCTGCTGACAAAACGCCTGATAAACCCGGCGTCCtgtcagcagcagggagagccaaAGGCGCGCTGGCGCCCCAGAGCCCCATCTGTGAAAAAGGAGGTTGTGTCTCAGCCCTGGCGACCGAAACGGGATTCGCTTGCCATTCTTTCGCCGAGAGGAGCCACAAATGGGACACCAGGAGTGCGGCCGCAGCTGATGGCCGGGGAGGGACTCTGCGGTACAGCGGGCCGGGGGCCGCGCACCTTGCCAGCCCCGCACCTTGCCAGCCCCGGGCCGCACCGCCCAAGCCGAGGCAGTAACACGGGAGAGCCTGCCTGCGCCGCGGGGATCGCCGGCCGCCGGCAGGGCGGGGAGACCGCAGGCTTG ATTAACCCAACGGAGGACGAACTCGCTGAAGGGACTGCCAAGCCCCCGGGGGATCGTATTGAAACAGACGGGGCAAGCAAGCAGGCTTGCCCTCCAGAAGGGAAAAGCCCTGCGCCGAGCCGCGCCGCTGGGCCCGGGCCGGGAGGAGCGCGGCCGGGCCGACGGGCTGTCAGCTCCGTGAGGGCAGCGCTGACCGACGGGCGCACGGAGCCGTCGGCTCGACAAAACTCCCGCGGCTCCGAGTCAGGTGGGAGGGCTGGGCGGAGAGGCGGCCGAGGTCGCCGAGCGCAGCGCTGGGGTCGCGTTCCGTCCGCTGcgctcccgcccgcccgggGCTGCGCGGGGAAGGACGCGGGGCGCTGCCCACGGGCGCTGCCGGTGCGGAGCCTCCGCTCCGCGGCATCCGACCCCGCTGGCACACACCGAGTCTCCCGGACGGCACGCAGCCCGCCCCGGGAGCTCCTGAGGTACCAGGAGCGCGCTCCTACGAGGAGCGGAGATTTGCAAAGGCGGGCCAGGACAGAGCCGGGGGCTGAGCGGCCTCGTAGAGGGCAGCTCGGCGGGACgagatgggatggggctggcacCTGGGGATctgcccccgccccgctccgtGCAGAGGCCGGGCCGGGATTTTTCCGTGTCTCGGGTGGGCGCCGAATCCAATTTGTCGGGAGTGATGCTGTAGGCGGAGATGAGAGGCAGAGCTAA
- the GREM1 gene encoding gremlin-1 → MGDSSALLQFVGRTRHSLSLWTPGQLRAPTPPAPPSDPSLRAPQSPSPRRGATATEPSPAAEPPAPRRMVRTLYAIGALFLLMGFLLPAAEGRKRNRGSQGAIPPPVKDQPNDSEQMQTQQQSGSRHRERGKGTSMPAEEVLESSQEALHITERKYLKRDWCKTQPLKQTIHEEGCNSRTIINRFCYGQCNSFYIPRHVRKEEGSFQSCSFCKPKKFTTMTVTLNCPELQPPRKKKRITRVKECRCISIDLD, encoded by the exons ATGGGAGACAGCTCGGCGCTGCTGCAATTTGTAGGCAGGACCCGACATTCTCTCTCTCTATGGACTCCCGGGCAGCTTCGGGCTCCCACGCCACCCGCTCCACCGAGTGACCCATCGCTCAGAGCCCCGCAGAGCCCCAGCCCGCGCCGAGGAGCCACCGCCACCGAGCCGAGccccgccgcggagccgcccgCGCCGCgcag GATGGTCCGCACGCTGTATGCCATCGGTGCCCTGTTTCTTCTGATGGGGTTTCTGCTGCCAGCGGCCGAAGGGAGAAAGCGGAATCGTGGATCTCAGGGTGCTATCCCTCCTCCTGTCAAGGATCAGCCCAATGATTCGGAGCAGatgcagacacagcagcagtcAGGCTCCAGGCACCGAGAGCGAGGAAAGGGCACCTCGATGCCTGCtgaggaggtgctggagtcCAGCCAGGAGGCGCTGCACATCACTGAGCGCAAGTACCTGAAGCGGGACTGGTGCAAAACCCAGCCCCTCAAACAAACTATCCACGAGGAAGGCTGCAACAGCCGCACCATCATCAACAGGTTCTGCTACGGCCAGTGCAATTCCTTCTACATCCCCCGGCACGTCCGTAAAGAAGAAGGCTCCTTCCAGTCTTGTTCCTTCTGCAAGCCCAAGAAATTCACCACTATGACTGTTACACTCAATTGCCCCGAGCTTCAGCccccaagaaagaaaaaaagaatcacCCGAGTTAAGGAGTGCCGGTGTATATCTATTGACTTGGACTAA